The nucleotide window CGCACATGACCATTACCAAAAAAATGATGCTCATACACACGAGCTTTACCAGTTTTGATCAGGGAATATGGTCCAAAGATAGGATTTTGAAATACATTAGAATACTATTGTTGGTTGTCCTAGCCTAGAGGCTAACACCCTGGGGCTGCAGTTTGGCTAACAATATGGAAaacgttgaagaaatcaagtGCCTTCTTTGGCATGAAGGCTCAAGACTAGTGATCTCTCCCTTGATTTTTCAAGAATATATGGGAATCTGATTTGATATCAATTATTTGGTCATCCTTGTGGAAAGATATGGAACCCATGAGTAAAGTGCAAACTTGCAACATTGTTTCATGATAAAAGAATATTGATTTGGGAATCTTCATGCAATCGTTAGCGATATTGTAGTTAAAGATAACTTGATTGGAAATGATACTTGTTAATGATTTGAACAACATTTCAAGACCTTTTTGCCAGTGGCCCAGAAAGAATAACATTAATATCCTCAAGTTCAATCTAACTTCAACGTGTTATCTAGATGGCTAAAATGTGAAAAATGTGTTGAGTGTTGACTATCTTTGTTGATGCTAAGTATATTCAAATAGTGTCCTATTttcataagaataataatttatCATCAGGGTTGGTTTTATCTACGTATGAAGTGCATTTGTTTCTTTGAATTGTACCTATTTTAAGTTGTAGTTTTATCATGCTATACTCCATATTTGATATACTTTGGAGTAAACTATTTTGGAGTGATTACTTTTAGAAGATGAAATTGCTTTAGAATCCTACTCTTTTTGAATTGCTCACACTCTTTtgttttaataaacaaattcaCTGTTTTATTAATTCTTGTGCTTTTAGAAATGCTGTCATGTAGTTGTTGAATTGTactattttttctaatttagttTCTCACAAAATTGTTTGAATAGCACGGGAAGATCATTTCAAGGGAGGAGCTGGAACAAATTTTGGCCAAAGAGAAGACTGAAGAGCTTGAGGTAGCTAGATCTTGATTATTagtactagtttttccatgttCTAGCTTCTTCCATCCGGTATTTGCATTTTACAAGACTTGTCATTTTGTGTGGGGCTTCATTTTACCGGTTACTATGTtcacatttttagtttttagtttcTTTTAGTTTGTACTATTTAGATATATTTATGTGATACGTAGTGTGATGAACTACAAATTATTCAACATATCAGCCTCGGTGTTAATAGCAATAAATCAGTGACTTAAATTTTGCTGGATTTATATCAGCAGGGGCGATTCATAGGCCATCTGGGGTAGCCGACCGCCTAGGGCCTTCAAAAATAAGGGACCTCAAATATTAATAGTGCTATTTAGGCCTGGTTCTGATTAacactttttaagtgatttgtttgtaaaccttttttatatttgaagcaatataatgttacaatatattttgtattgaattatttttcttgaagtggaaaattttttattttttaataaaataaataggcCCCATTTTAAAAGATATTGCAAAATAAATAGAGCCTTTGCTCCGCCTCTGGTTCATGTCGGGATTTAATTAATATGATGAATCATGATCAGAATTATACAAGTTGAAAATATTATCTTATTAATCCTTTTTAGCCCTTCTTTGAATGTTTTTTAGGTGTTTATTgcaattagtatttttttttattaatgcgAACCCCTAAAATATAGCAATTTGCAAGTTACCTAGGATGGTCGTGCAGTCCATAATCTTAACTAATGGTTATTGGTTTTTCTATGTGATGAGCAGATTGCAGATATGGATGAAGCTATGGCACGTGCTGTTGACATTGGGGACAATGAGGTAAGTTTTACCTTGTAACAATATGATgccaaaatttatattaaccttcatccttttcttttcatttcCTTTTAAACATTATTATGATCTAAATTCTGATTTCAGAGTGGCCCAAAATTAGCCATTCGTTTCCTTTTAAAGTTGAAGTCATAATTACTGTTTGTTTCTACCTTTGAATTTCATGGTTGTTGCTGGTTTAGGATGAGGATGAAGATAGTGGCTCTGAAGGAAGTGATGAAGAGGAGAAGATTAATAGAAGCTGGAGTGTCTTGAAAACCAATCCTCAGCCTCGCAAGTCAAAGGTGATTCATCTTTATGGTCAACAGTCAACacagtaatttttttttgtatttagaGTGAAATGACTTTTCAAGTGTTCCGTGGTTCTGTCCCTGTTTTTGTCATGTGATATCCATGTTGCATCAGTAGAAATGTCAGTTTTTATCCCTTTCCcctaatattttgtattttttattctttcctGGAGGAAGAGGTAACATAAAGGTGTTAAGaacaaactcaaccaaaagcttaagctgatggttgagactccaagatatgttatatactctaacacgccccctcacacgagagtcaAGGAATTGATTCAACCAAAAGTTCATGCTGATGGTTGAAgctccaagatatgttatatactctaacacgccctctTACACGAGAGCTtttgggttagaagtgtggatgcagcacaagCCCTCTTCACACCTGGCGcttaatattccactttaaatgaggggtggttgagattcgaactagTGACCTTTTGTCATATtggcttctaataccatgtcaaggaaccaactcaccAAAAGCTTACACTGATGGTTGAaaccccaagatatgttatatactctaaggTGAACACCCTCTTTGGCTCGTCCTAGTCAGTAACATAGGTATGCTCCCACCTCTCCTAAAAAAACGCATACACAAAGGAACGTCAGTTAGGTAAGACCAAGGATACCAACATTATCCTATTGATAGGTGACCCAATTAACTTGCCTACCTGTGCAGAAATAAAGCTATATGGATATTTGGCATCATAGTGCAAAAGTAAGGTCGCATCACCATATCGTGACGGTATTGTAtagttttttttgattttacagCGACCGAAATATGGGCTGCATTGACTGCAAAATCTGTTTTGCGATTACCGTGATCAAAGCCATATTTTCGCGCTGTCTGGCATTGGATTTTATAGATCTTATGCTAGTTTAGGCTCACTTTTTGTTGAAATAAATGCCAAGTTTGATGGATCTTTCTTCAAATAGAAATTGAATAGTAAAACTGATACTGCTAGTGGATTTTGAAGTTTAAATCTCTATTAATGAACAACGTTAGGGTATtctcctttcaaaaaaaaaaataaaaaacattagaGTATTCTATTTATCTCAAAACTGTATACATTTGTTAGCATGAAGAAGCATATAGTTGATTTGTATGTGATATAACTTTTCGTCTTCCTTTTTGATCCTTTCAGGACAAACCTAAGAAGAAAGAGTCCATGTCTTTGGATGAGGCTGTTGAAGATTCAGAGAATCTAACTGACTTTTTGATGGACTTTGATGAGGAAGAGTAATACTTTCAACAAAATGTTTCAAGATTCAGGTATGAAATGAGTAACACTTTCAATGTATTTTTACATGAATTATGTACTCCTTAGGGCATGTTGGAATaggagtaaatatttaaggtaaaataaaaacaaactaAGATTCTTATTCTGGTACTTGAAGGTGAAAACAAGGCATTAAGGTTGTTGCAAATGGAGATATGTGGTTTTAATGTCAGATATGATGGGGATGGGGGATATATGTCTGCCAATTCCCTAATGTAGTGTTTGTGAACAActatttcaattatgaaatcataaatggagaatttgagaatgacaagatttggattgtcattttcaaattctcaactttaactactcaAAAAACAATGGTGGAGTttgatccaaattcaaatttgaaaatttttaatttgccaaacaataaattttagtcaatttcaaattttcaaataaaatcatcgaTCCCAAACATAGCATAAGCTTGATGTTTATCCCCAGAAAGGaagagggggggggggagtTCCTCCTTCGGTCCTTCCCCTTTTAACCTCACCTAGTCACATTGAGACCATCCCCCCCTCCTTTGTAACAACCTTAGTACCTTGTTTTTACCTCCAAGTACCTCAATTTGTAGTTCGGACCTTATGTCCCCTTTAATATGTATCCCCATTCCAATCATGCCCTTAAAGTTTTACGAGGGTAAGGTTGTTTACGTCTCACGAACCCCCAAATATCGTCTAGATGgaagccacttaatgacattgagaTAATGAGAAATGAAATCAATTCAATCGCAGACCTTATTCATATTGAATATTTTACATTTGTGGATTTTCCTGGTGctgatgtatttttttaaaaatagaacCTTGTATTGCTACATTTTCTTTGATTGAATAATTTGTATGTTTGGGGTGCTTGCAGTTCTTGTGCACTCCCAAGTACCAACTCCAACTCTGGTGTATTGCTCAAGAGAAAGTGTACTTTGCAATCACTATTGACGATAGCTTTAGCTCTTGATCAACAAATGCATCAACCAGATGTATCATCGAAAAGCCTTAATACTGCTGCAAGCCGTGTAATATTCTCGTTTCTCTGGGTTCTGAATCACTTCCTTTGTAGGCATGTAAGAGATGCATGATCTAAAAGTCTGGAAAATGCAGCCTATCCTATTCTATCAGTTCATTGTACCCTTATTTACACTAGAATTGAATAAAGTCAtagtatttcaaaatttttgcTTACATGAAATGCAAGTATGCAGATTGCATTGTCATCTAGTgtcaatttttatttcataGGTGAATCACTTGATTTTGGCTGTGACAAGTTATACTCCTATGTGATGGATGACACTATATTTCATATTCTGGAGTTTATTCAAGCTTTTGGGTATTGTCTATTGCTgggttttttcttatttatttcttttgtgtTCATCTTTTGGTTCTTTTGCATATTATCTAttgctgtttttttttttcttatttatctctttattattgatccttgtgtCACTGAAGTCAAGTAGTATACGTAAATATACATTATATGGGTTGGTTAGTGTTATTGTCTTCCACGTAAATGACCAGGGTTAAAAACCCATTTTGCACGTTTTACataagtattttttaaaattattgacattacttcttttctttcttcttttttctttttttttttcttttttttcgaTCTGCCACTGGTTTGAAGTATATACTCATCTCATATTATTGCTTTGATCTTGTTTATTTACTTGTAAAAccatattttagtttattttcttcattattgCAATGTTTAAGCTTATTAGGTATAATTATGATCAACATAATATGTTTGAATTTAGAAGTTGATCATGTTTTGTTCAACCTTTCGAGGGATCTCATGTTTGATCTTGAAGGATCGAGTGAGTGCTGGACCTTATGACTTCTTATAGCTTCTCACATCATAGCTTCAAATATAACAATAATCAGTAAATAATGATTGTACTAAATTATTTCTTGTGTATTTGAGTTTGCTATATTATGATATAAAATTTTGACATAAAAATGacatataacaaaatataacaaACTCTAACGTACAAAGGAGTAATATATGTTATAACATAATGATTAGTAATGATAGCTATTTTTTCTGTTTTGAAATATTTGCTATATTGCGGTTATTAACGCTAATatcgtttaagcttattttgtaTATTGTCTAAttgtatacttttataatatattaatttttatatttttcagatataaatagttcaatatataaatgaagaaaataaCATATTGGATTTggtaaaagtcaaatataataagtatagtAGAATTAAGAAAGTACTTCTATAATTTAGTGGTAACtaaaaataacaagaaaaaattCTTTCTAAAAATTCAACCTTTTAGTCATCTGCAAATAATGAAATTTGATCTAtctaaaggttttttttataatttttcattaccacctaaaaTCACATTTTCAAACAGTAATGTATTAgaataaattatgtaaaaaaagtgaaattatgaaaaaaataagtataaacATTAAACTTGCCAAGacataattttacaaaaattatactaacttttcaatattattttcagcatttaatatcaattatcaaaCGAAACGGGATTGAGATTGAGATAGTATTTCCAAATGTCCATACAATTAcagatattttttaaattaaagattcAAAGATAATCGTCAAACGAGGAAAATGAAGATAACGGACAAGCAGAAGCAAACCATTCTTAACCTTGGACGCTGCTGAGATACTCTTCTTCATCTCAACATTCAAATTACTACATAGTAGATGCCATAGAACTCCATTGATACATTATTATTCATCTTTATTAGCTTATGGGCACTTTAAATGGCTGCAGCAaccttatcactcttaattttagAACCACCATTAATGGTGTTCCTTCATTATCTTCCTCAACACACAAGAAACCCTCATTTAGTAATCAAAGATTTGGTATGAAGTCAATTACTTGTTATTTGTGTCAAAAGAGTTACAGGAGAGAGTTGTCAAGTACACTTAAAAATGGGGGTTTGTTCCATAGATTAGTGTGTTTCAGTAGAGGTAGCGATGAGGACGGTGATTGTGGAAGTTCGTCGAGTGATTTCAATTTGGCGacgaaagagaaagagaaagagataaTTGTGGAAGATAATGAGaatattgttgatgatttaagGTCTGAAAGTAAGCAGCCCAGTTCCTTttcgtcttcttcttcttcttcttcttcttcttcagggGTGAGTTGCAgcaaattatttcattttttttcaattcgtGTTCATTTTCTTTGCtagttgaattttttatttgttttgattccATTTTGATTTAGTATTTATGTGGTTATTGTTGATAGCCAAAGCTATGGGTACTTGAAATTGATCATAATTAGATAAAGAAAAATTGGAGAGTCATGTCATATTTTATGTAAAACATTCAGCAATCTTTCAGATTTTCGTAAGAAATTCAATATGATTTATTATCTATGGTGAGGCATGTGCATTCCCAAGCCTTAACATCCGTCCGCGCTTTTCATGAGGTTTGTAATTGGTGAGTTGAATTGCCTTATTTCAACCTTAATAAGGGTTCGAAACTTGGATGTTTTTGTATGAGAGTGAGGCCAATGAAGgaagtttttttatttgagagTGAGAATAGTTTGTTAAGTCTAGAGGAGGTTCTGAGTATGATCAACATGTTCGATCAAACAGGGGCCTAAAAAAATTAGAGGTCTCAACATTAAAGTGCGTaatatatgttaagtgtttaaagatacaaattgttgtaaaaatatcataattttttaaaatgcatCGGGCCTTCAagaaatttgtcaatttttgtgTTAACAATGGAGCAGTATTTCATAACTTGGAGAAACTTTTTGAATATAAGAACCTTTATGCAGCTACATAATTCATCATTCTTTCGCTATTAAACTTAAGTAATTTGTTAAGGAAAATGTTATCCAATGGCCTTAGGGAAACATATGAGAAGCCAAAAGGGAAATTATGAGCATAAAATGAGGACTTATAACATTGattgatgtgtgatttgtttATGTTTTGGACCTAATTTTAGGATTATATATTGTTTAATGGTATTGGGGTAATGAGATATTGTGTACAGCCCTTGGGCATAACAGTTTAACTAATGATAAGGAACAAAAAGTTGCCCCAAACACCATAGAGGACTAGGCTCATAGTTATATAGTTTTACCTGATTTGGGGTAGAACAAATAAAACCTGGGTTTTTCTGAATGGAATGCTGAAACATATTATGCCTGGAATTTAGGATAACATGTGAAGCGCCATCAAGCTATCAGACCCAAAAAAGAAAACTGCCATTAGCATCAAACTCATCTAAACTTGTAGCCATCAATTCAACATTGCCCATAAAGAATAGTTCATTGTCATTTTACCTTTGATTGACAAAATGGggtgataataatgataagttTGATCATTTTGTAGCTCATTTCTGCAAAGAAATTATTAAATgacgtttttttttaaattacaataatttttaaaggGGTTTTTCATTGTCAATCATAAAAGGTGGTCCATTGTTTTGGATACTATAAATGAAATTCCATGACATTCCGAACAAAATAAAAGGATGTAGAAAGTCTCTTTTAGCTAGGTTACTACATGAATTTGAAGACAGAAATTGGTTTTGTTAGGGATGCTGTTTCATCAACCGTTGGTGCCTTCAATGGcatttaaacaattaaaaaacaatatagAGCAGTCCGTTGAATTAGAACTGAAAACATGGGATATGTAAGATCATATTTTCTTTATATGTTTGGGGAGAAAGAGGGGAGGAGGGATTTTAGATTTAGGGAGTCTCCTTAAAGCAGTAATGACTATTGACTGGTAGTGCTAATTGTTCTATATGCATTTGGCAGTCTTTGTAACTTAAGCAATATCATCTCTAATCTATTAGCTCTACCATCTTTTCAGCCACCGCCAGTTTCTCCTGTGGGAACACCATACAACAATTTCCAAGTTGATTCTTTTAAATTAATGGAACTTCTAGGACCCGAAAAGGTTGATCCCGCTGACGTGAAGCTGATTAAGGACAAACTATTTGGATATTCTACCTTCTGGGTGACAAAAGAAGAGCCATTTGGTGATCTTGGTGAAGGAATTCTTTTTCTAGGGAACTTAAGGGGGAAAAGAGAGGAAGTGTTTGAGAAACTCCAAAAGCAGCTAGCCGAACTCATGGGTGACAAATATAATCTTTTTATGGTTGAGGAACCCAATTCTGAGGGTCTTGATCCTCGTGGTGGACCTCGTGTTAGTTTTGGTATGTTAAGAAAAGAAGTTTCCGAACCTGGGCCTACAACACTTTGGCAGTATGTAATTGCTCTACTTTTGTTCCTCCTAACCGTTGGTTCCTCTGTTGAGCTAGGGATTGCATCTCAGGTAAATAAATGAATGCTGCttcttattaaattatgtacaTGTTAACTTGCACTTATTTTCTTTGCTTTAGAGTATAATGATGTGCTCAGGTTATCTGACCTTAGTACTTGTCAACTGACTGATAGATTCGTCTTTGATTTCATCAATTCTATGCTTtaagttttcatttttcatttcaagTATCCTGTTCAAAAGTGGTTTTTCTTTTTGGTTTTGGCGAATACTTACACGAACTGCAATCTCAATCTTGCTTTGGCTTGCTTCAAAAACTAATATCCTGTATTTGGgagagaaaaaaagaaatatgttacTGGTAGGCAGACATAGTAAGATGGATTTTGACGCTTTCCATTGTATTATTTACAGATTGATCGTCTTCCTCCAGAGTTGGTGAAGTACTTCACAGACCCTGATGCGATTGAACCTCCAGATATGCAATTGTTGTTCCCATTTGTGGAAGCTGCTCTGCCTCTGGCTTATGGGATCTTGGGAGTTCAGTTGTTTCATGTAAAGTTATTgactttctttttaatttttcttatttctaagcattatattttttttttatcattttatcatTCTTTGCACATGTTGTGGTCAATATTTTGGACATTCAAATTTATATGGGACATCACAGTTTCATGGTCATCTGTAGTATAATCTTTTAACTAAGGGGATGATGCTGAAGGGTAGAGAGGTTTTATCACCAATTTACCTTTCTGGGTAGATAGGGAAAGTTAAAGTATATGCTAAGCAGCTCAATGATCTAGTGAAGGACCAAGTTTCTGCTGAATGTTGTTTCTCAAGTCTACTACACTTACTATGAAAAGATATAGTTGCAATCAAGATTTTACTATTTTTTGGTTGAGGTGGTGTACTGAAAGTGGGTTACCTTTATTTTCGGTGGCTTATTTGCAATAATATTTTTGAGACAAGTAATGGACTACAGTGAGGTGCGAGTTATTGATTCTTGGCCGTCTTGTGTAGAGTTATCTATCTGATTGGAAAACTTATTTTCTGCAGGAAATTGGGCATTTTCTGGCAGCTTTCCCCAAAAATGTgaagcttagtattcctttttTTATTCCGAACATAACTCTTGGTAGCTTTGGAGCCATCACACAGGTAAGATCACGTGCATTGTTGAGCAAGTAATTCAAGCATTTATTgtctttatttctaacaataaATATTTGTTTGCTTGATTAGTACTTAATTGGTGGGTAGTTCAGAACATCAATCATTCCACGTTTTAAAGACTCTTGTGTTGAACTACTCTTGTGTTGAACTTTGGTTCTCTGTTACATTTTAGAGTTGCATTTATATACTCATATTAAGCTCTTTCAATGTGTTTGGACTATGTCAATATATGTAGTAAAATGTTactttaatttatcaaataaacaataaaataaagttacaagtTTGTAGTAGAAAACAAATTACATATGACAATCAAAAACTATGCTTATGTACACAACCGAGAACTCCGAGAAACCGATCTTCAATCTCGAAcaaagtaacaagaagattttgtttgaacctgatattaattctaggcgagatggTTTTtcctaaaacatttttttcctCCCTACTATGGTGCTTGGGAATAAACCGAAAATATTTTCGGaaatacaaagaattacactaaattcctagcacaaggaatttagaatgatgtaagagaaacttaaatggaagaagatatggaaaattacaatcgaggattgcaagttctctatgtaaaatgctagagaagaaaagaaatcagaaattgcaTGCAGAAAATAACCACacaagccttctatatttatagaatagcTTACACCTTTTCACGAAGCAACATGTTACTCCATGAAACACAAGATTGATTCACGAACTAATGTCGTCTTTCCACCAAACCATCCCAATATATctggttaatataaccatatttaacCGTTGGTAGTtacattaaaactaacaaaacgGATAAACTTACTTTGCACAGAAAACCCGCAAAACAGAGCGAAACTCGCGGGCCGCAAATTAGGTCGCGAGCCGCGACCTGCTGTTCCCACAAAACAGTAGCTTTCCTTCCTTTCTCGCGATCAACGAGTTGTTTCACGATCGGTGAACACTACTTTTTGCTCAAAACAGAAACTTTGCAACCTTGGgatattctcaaattaatttatttaaataaattatttaatttaattaattataattttcgatgaccattatacgctctaaatgacaacaatatAGTAGTATAGGCAACAAGTTTTTTATAATTCGtagttatattttttattaacataatAATAGTATTCAGATGATAAGAATACACCACTCAAGAAATTCAAGTTTTTGTTTGCAAAAGGAATGAAACTATTTTGGTTTGCAGTTTTGTCGGATAGGTATGTTTTGGATTTTTGGATGATTGGAACTTAAAGTAAAGACCACGGAAATAAAGGGATAAAGACAGTAGCACATACTAATGTCATAAGGGTTTGGAAATATTAAATCTCATAGACTACGATATATATCAAAAGGTGATAAGTCTTGAATCATACAAACAATTGATTAAGATTTCTACTCAAAATTTTGCTACTAATGCTGATGTAAATGTATGTAGCAACACCTCTAAGAGTTTTGCATTTCCTTCCTTCACACGATGAGTAGTAGACTGATATTTTGCTTCAAGTGTTATGAGAATGGTCCTTAGAAGCGAAACTTCTAATTCCAAGGCACTGACGATTGTGAAGGTTAGGGGATGGAATTAAAataagggaaattccacatgatagcatccaactttcatgaaacgccagtggtagcacttttgtaagaattttccacatggtagcatccattttatgcactatctaattgccgtagcattttccgttaaattcttgtcaatttccgtttgattcatcattttgtaatatttttccaCATGTTAACATCCAGTTTatactctcaaatgtttaattcatcattttatcATTTCATTCAcagtttaattcatcaacgctctCAAAGTTGCTGCCATTGTTGTTAAAATCACGATtctgatttacgattctaagaTTTTACGACCCAAAAACAAGCGAGCGATTTGAATCCTAGGTAGAATCTTAAAgttgtagaatcttacgattctagttggaataaaatttttagaggtagaatcataacacgattctacgatcctacgatttaaCAATCTGATTCTACAAATTTAGTAtcaattattactaatttttcttatataccATCTTTTACTAATCTCtttcacatatatacataaagtTTAAATGTTCCATCATgaaaacttataaaaaataaatttcttaatcGGTATGAAAATTTAACTAGttaaattcttaaaataaagtcaaagaaactttaatttataaatttaaattttttaaaatggataataatgataagaaactagatgtttttaatatatttaagtttttttgtagaattggacgattctacgattcgattctacctCTCTAAACGATTCTAAGTAGAATcctaattttaacaactttggttgcaacaattttgttttcattcaaattgttggccttataaagttcaaaaggtacaTCTTAAGCACGAATACAtaattcaaaaggtgcatttcataagttcaaaatGTACATTCTAAGGAATAATACATATGTACATGATAaggattataaagttcaaaatgtGCATTTCAAGCACTGATATATATGTACTTAACTACTATCATCAAAGTTTAAAGGTGCATTTCAAAcactaatatataaaaaaaataagactacATTTAAGATCCTTTTGAAGATGATGGCTTAGAAGTCATCCTTTTACCCTTTGTCAGAACACTAATACatttaaacggtgaattaaatgttaaaatggtgaattaaacatttgagagcataaactggatgctaccatgtggaatatTCTTACAAAATGGTGAATGAAacgaaaattaacaagaatttaacggaaaatgctacgccagttagatagtgcataaactggatgctaccatgtggaaaattcttacaaaagtgctacaactggcgtttcatgaaagttggatgctaccatgtggaatttcccttaaaAAAATGATCGTTTTATAATGGCTTTTGTGTTTACCGAACCACAAATCATGGAGTAACAACCATTATAAGCTGTTATTCTAAcatattagttattattatcTTGTTTGTAAAGTGTATTTTGTTATAAAAGGTCTattaaaactttaatttaaGTATATGGTCTAGAAAACTTGGTCTACTTgtataaaaagaattttttcCAATTAACAATTCACATTACGATGTTCGCCAAATGAGTCGTAACACCATGAGGTGCCGCGTCCGCAACATCGTGATCTTTATCACAATCGCGACCACTAGATATGTTCAAACTCAGCCCGAATCGATCAACCCACCTCAATCGAACAAATTTTGACCTATAGGTGAACTGAGTACAAGTCTATGAAAATCAAAACCTTTGCGAGCGGAAAACCAACTTAATTTGATAGGAACCGAAAGATTTATAATCAACCAGGCTTAAATCAAACCAACTTGAACCGACCAACCGAAGTGCAACCGTTAGAGATGACCCGTAATTGAAATTAGTGTGAATCAAACTTGAACCGTGTCAATCAATCACCTGACAAATCCAAAATGGATCGCTTTTTTTGGGTAACAAAACCCAACCATCAACCGTTAGAGAGCGACCATCAATCGTCCATGAAAGGATCGATTATGATGATCAACCATAAGATGTGTAACCGAACTCGAGTCTACTATTTGA belongs to Amaranthus tricolor cultivar Red isolate AtriRed21 chromosome 17, ASM2621246v1, whole genome shotgun sequence and includes:
- the LOC130804500 gene encoding probable zinc metalloprotease EGY1, chloroplastic, giving the protein MGTLNGCSNLITLNFRTTINGVPSLSSSTHKKPSFSNQRFGMKSITCYLCQKSYRRELSSTLKNGGLFHRLVCFSRGSDEDGDCGSSSSDFNLATKEKEKEIIVEDNENIVDDLRSESKQPSSFSSSSSSSSSSSGPPPVSPVGTPYNNFQVDSFKLMELLGPEKVDPADVKLIKDKLFGYSTFWVTKEEPFGDLGEGILFLGNLRGKREEVFEKLQKQLAELMGDKYNLFMVEEPNSEGLDPRGGPRVSFGMLRKEVSEPGPTTLWQYVIALLLFLLTVGSSVELGIASQIDRLPPELVKYFTDPDAIEPPDMQLLFPFVEAALPLAYGILGVQLFHEIGHFLAAFPKNVKLSIPFFIPNITLGSFGAITQFKSIIPDRKTQVDISLAGPFAGATLSFSMFAVGLLLSSHPNVSGDFVQVPSTLFQGSLLLGLISRATLGYTAMHAASVSIHPLVIAGWCGLTSTAFNLLPVGCLDGGRAIQGAFGKNALIAFGLTTYTLLGLGVLGGPLSLPWGLYVLICQRTPEKPCLNDVTEVGTWRKSVLIGAIFLVVLTLLPVWDELAEELGIGLVTTY